In Raphanus sativus cultivar WK10039 chromosome 5, ASM80110v3, whole genome shotgun sequence, the following proteins share a genomic window:
- the LOC108858852 gene encoding uncharacterized protein LOC108858852, with the protein MVDTIAPELGHLEDSDITKLSARIRILLDAFEPLTMDSMVDFSTGEEVSITFEYEKIANYCTICKKLTHTSRTCNMKEPHQRRADYNNHVVDEGYGVLTVVDATPHRGT; encoded by the coding sequence ATGGTGGACACAATAGCACCAGAACTAGGCCATCTAGAGGATTCTGACATCACCAAACTCTCAGCTAGGATCAGAATCCTCCTGGATGCTTTTGAACCGCTTACTATGGACTCAATGGTTGACTTCTCTACTGGTGAAGAAGTCTCAATTACCTTCGAATACGAGAAGATTGCCAACTATTGCACTATCTGCAAAAAACTGACACACACCTCCCGTACCTGCAACATGAAAGAACCACATCAGAGACGTGCTGACTACAACAACCACGTTGTTGATGAGGGTTATGGAGTACTTACTGTGGTCGACGCAACTCCTCACAGGGGGACATGA
- the LOC108860596 gene encoding uncharacterized protein LOC108860596: MAMTTSNDFTLLSNVKPFKTTWKVEVKVLHSWTQHSNFSGGDSLEFVLVDKTGVKIHCTCKRIFVARVKKLQVGEWRLLENFSVTSATGKYRPTSHKFKLSIIGSSNVNNSSFKNEDEFLTLTPFQAILNGSLDSNILIDVIGQATDIGDVEVVQVLGKDKKKLELTLTDASEQLPCCLWGRFAEQVFRAYKVGKSPNFLCLLRFAKINVYKGQVQITNSFETSTLVINPAGYDLQDYQRLLPNNELALSNEDHEVVKTKGNKRQIDKWSLYPERSLLDIIMATEIEKCIVKATIYAIDTDWSWYYFGCVKCNFKKVTDITNRDVVPLKHVFRCDTCHQSVTNVAPKFKLHLIVKDDYGETKVMLLDTIAEPIVGVSADVLLGGSLEQIEDPEDLPEAITNLIGKTFKFGVYVNKDNVDYGADIFSIGKTWAADEIITEADDTLTTAVSSDRSSGQMSVISIESEDNTCLSSTPLSKRRGDGDVDDLASTSKKQCSKTIKLEKNNGE, translated from the exons ATGGCTATGACTACATCCAACGATTTCACTTTGTTGAGCAATGTCAAGCCATTTAAAACAACTTGGAAGGTTGAAGTGAAGGTCCTTCATTCATGGACACAACACTCCAATTTTTCTGGTGGAGACTCTCTCGAGTTCGTACTCGTAGATAAGACC GGTGTTAAGATTCACTGTACCTGCAAGAGGATCTTTGTTGCTCGCGTAAAGAAATTGCAGGTTGGAGAATGGAGGCTCCTTGAGAATTTCTCGGTGACTTCAGCTACCGGGAAGTACCGCCCAACAAGCCATAAGTTCAAGCTGTCGATCATAGGCAGTTCTAATGTTAACAATTCGTCTTTCAAAAATGAAGATGAGTTTTTGACATTAACACCTTTTCAAGCGATCCTTAACGGGAGTCTTGATTCAAATATTTTGATTG ATGTGATTGGTCAAGCAACTGATATTGGAGATGTTGAAGTTGTTCAAGTGCTTGgtaaagacaagaagaaacTGGAACTCACTTTGACAGATGCAAG TGAACAATTACCCTGTTGTCTATGGGGGCGTTTTGCTGAACAAGTGTTTCGTGCTTACAAAGTTGGGAAGTCACCCAATTTTCTTTGTTTACTGAGATTTGCTAAAATCAATGTTTACAAAG GGCAAGTTCAGATAACAAATTCATTTGAAACTTCCACTTTGGTGATTAATCCAGCCGGTTATGATTTGCAAGATTATCAAAGACT gtTGCCAAACAATGAACTTGCACTCTCTAATGAAGATCATGAGGTTGTGAAGACAAAAGGAAACAAGCGCCAAATTGACAAATGGTCTCTTTATCCTGAGAGATCATTATTGGATATCATAATGGCAACTGAG ATCGAGAAATGCATTGTCAAGGCAACAATTTATGCTATTGACACAGATTGGTCATGGTATTACTTTGGTTGTGTTAAGTGCAACTTCAAGAAGGTTACCGACATAACTAATAGGGATGTGGTGCCTCTGAAACATGTGTTTCGTTGTGATACATGCCACCAGTCTGTTACCAATGTTGCACCTAA GTTTAAGCTACATCTGATTGTAAAGGATGACTATGGTGAAACTAAAGTGATGCTGCTTGATACAATTGCTGAACCAATTGTGGGAGTAAGTGCCGATGTACTCCTAGGTGGTTCTCTAGAACAG ATTGAGGATCCAGAAGACTTGCCTGAAGCTATTACCAATCTTATTGggaaaactttcaaatttggtgtTTATGTTAACAAAGACAATGTTGACTATGGTgctgatatttttagtattggTAAGACGTGGGCTGCTGATGAAATAATCACTGAAGCTGACGACACATTGACTACTGCTGTTTCTTCGGATCGATCTTCCGGACAG atGTCGGTGATCAGCATTGAAAGTGAAGACAACACATGTTTGTCTTCAACACCACTTTCAAAACGCAGAGGAGACGGTGATGTTGATGACCTTGCTTCTACTTCAAAGAAACAATGCTCCAAGACTATCAAGTTGGAAAAGAATAATGGCGAGTAG